Proteins found in one Amycolatopsis umgeniensis genomic segment:
- a CDS encoding TetR family transcriptional regulator, translated as MSDATTRERMISTAMALFRREGYQATSWRRLVEQAGTPWGSAYHHFPGGKEQLAVAAIELGTAVVAKTVRRAFERNETIEDAVSWWYRKAAEALAADDYRGGCPLATITLEMAHASPAITKACEEAFAAWHVLLVGLLGDRDVEDADDIAAAIVNNLEGALLLSRIRRSPDPLERAARHVALVVRAA; from the coding sequence GTGTCCGATGCCACCACCCGCGAGCGGATGATCTCGACAGCGATGGCGCTCTTCCGTCGCGAGGGCTACCAGGCGACCTCGTGGCGGCGGCTGGTCGAGCAGGCCGGGACGCCGTGGGGCTCGGCGTACCACCACTTCCCCGGCGGCAAGGAACAGCTGGCCGTCGCCGCGATCGAACTCGGCACCGCCGTCGTGGCCAAGACGGTGCGCCGTGCCTTCGAGCGCAACGAGACCATCGAGGACGCCGTGAGCTGGTGGTATCGCAAGGCGGCCGAGGCACTGGCCGCCGACGACTACCGCGGCGGCTGCCCGCTCGCCACGATCACCCTCGAGATGGCGCACGCCTCCCCTGCGATCACGAAGGCCTGCGAAGAAGCTTTCGCCGCCTGGCACGTGCTGCTGGTGGGACTGCTCGGCGATCGCGACGTCGAGGACGCCGACGACATCGCGGCCGCCATCGTGAACAACCTCGAAGGCGCCCTGCTGCTCAGCCGGATCCGCCGGTCACCCGATCCGCTGGAGCGGGCCGCGCGGCACGTCGCACTCGTGGTCCGCGCCGCCTAA
- a CDS encoding ArsR/SmtB family transcription factor — protein MGDREAITEWAQRFSLVADPSRLALLVSIHYAREISVTDLAAATGMTDTAVSQALRLLRAHGLVAARRDGRIVRYSLADATVHELIHLVRPHPESRAGTGERG, from the coding sequence ATGGGCGACCGCGAGGCGATCACCGAATGGGCGCAACGGTTCTCGCTCGTCGCGGATCCGTCACGGCTGGCCCTGCTGGTGTCCATCCACTACGCGCGCGAGATCAGCGTCACCGACCTCGCCGCCGCCACCGGCATGACCGACACCGCGGTCTCGCAGGCGTTGCGGCTGCTGCGCGCGCATGGCCTGGTGGCAGCCCGCCGCGACGGCCGGATCGTCCGCTACAGCCTCGCCGACGCGACCGTCCACGAACTCATCCACCTGGTGCGGCCGCATCCCGAAAGCCGAGCGGGCACCGGCGAGCGCGGGTAG
- a CDS encoding HAD family hydrolase gives MIGLPDTITACLFDLDGVLTGTAAQHREAWKRTFDEFLRARDGDTFSPFTDTDYAAYVDGRPRADGVRTFLTSRGIELPEGKPDDGIDAATVNGVGNRKNQLVLKIIDEEGVTPYPGSVRYLEAAKAAGLRIGVVTSSANGAKVLDAADLTKFVEARIDGIVLAEKGLRGKPAPDSFLAGAEAFDVAPEHAAVFEDALAGVQAGKDGGFGYVVGVNRAHQAGELLEHGADVVVDDLAELLEDRK, from the coding sequence ATGATCGGTCTGCCCGACACCATCACGGCCTGTCTCTTCGACCTCGACGGCGTGCTGACCGGAACCGCGGCCCAGCACCGCGAAGCGTGGAAACGCACCTTCGACGAGTTCCTGCGCGCCCGCGACGGTGACACGTTCTCGCCGTTCACCGACACCGACTACGCGGCCTACGTCGACGGAAGGCCGCGGGCGGACGGCGTCCGCACCTTCCTCACCTCGCGCGGGATCGAACTGCCCGAGGGGAAGCCGGACGACGGGATCGACGCCGCCACCGTCAACGGGGTCGGGAACCGCAAGAACCAGCTGGTCTTGAAGATCATCGACGAAGAAGGCGTCACCCCGTACCCGGGTTCCGTGCGGTATCTGGAAGCGGCGAAAGCGGCGGGCTTGCGCATCGGCGTCGTCACGTCGTCGGCCAACGGCGCGAAGGTGCTCGACGCCGCGGACCTGACCAAGTTCGTCGAAGCGCGGATCGACGGGATCGTGCTCGCCGAAAAGGGCCTGCGCGGCAAACCCGCCCCCGATTCGTTCCTCGCCGGCGCCGAGGCGTTCGACGTCGCCCCCGAGCACGCGGCCGTCTTCGAGGACGCGCTCGCGGGCGTCCAAGCCGGGAAGGACGGCGGTTTCGGTTACGTGGTCGGGGTGAACCGCGCGCATCAAGCCGGCGAACTGCTCGAACACGGCGCCGACGTCGTGGTGGACGACCTCGCCGAACTCCTGGAGGACCGCAAGTGA
- a CDS encoding glycoside hydrolase family 65 protein: MTESLLHGYEVSPWELRWHGMDVDALQRTESAFAVSNGHIGLRGTLEEAEPRGLPGTYLNGFYEQHDLPYAETGYGYPEEGQTVVNVTDGKIIRLLVEDEPLDMRYGQATDHDRVLDFRKGTLARDTVWSSPTGRRVRVKTERLVSFTQRAVAAIRYEVEPLDDELQLVVQSDLLANEPIESDTRDPRVAAALESPLIGEYQHAEAYHAVLVHQTRRSGLRMAAAMDHKIDVTDGVRTHIEAEEDLARLTIAVDVPKGGRLRITKFLAYGWSAQRSVPAVRAQVEAALAGARQTGWKGLLAEQKEFLDDFWATSDIEIDGDPELQQAVRFALFHLLQAGARGETRALAGKGLTGPGYDGHAFWDTETFVLPVLTYSMPDAARDALRWRHSTLDKARERAAQLGLRGAAFPWRSINGAECSAYWPAGTAAFHVSADISDAVVRYLNATGDDEFLRNCGAELLLETARMWLSLGHFDRRGRFRIDGVTGPDEYSAVADNNIYTNLMARRNLFYAAEICGLHEDIAHTFAVSEDETASWRKAAESMLVPYDEDLGVHPQSEGFLEHDEWDFEATDPDFYPLLLNFPYFDLYRKQVVKQADLVLALHLCGDSFTPEEKARDFAYYEARTVRDSSLSAGTQAVVAAEVGHLELAYDYLAEAALTDLHDVHNNVRNGLHLASLAGAWQGTVAGFGGLRDHGGRLTFAPRLPPQLQRIAFRLTFRGTRFQVEIDGEGATYHVITGDPLELAHHGETFTVNSEPVRLPIPALDPGPAPVQPAGRAPVRRRPKDA; this comes from the coding sequence GTGACCGAATCGCTTCTCCACGGCTACGAGGTTTCGCCCTGGGAGCTGCGCTGGCACGGCATGGACGTCGATGCCCTGCAACGCACCGAATCGGCGTTCGCGGTGTCCAACGGGCACATCGGGCTGCGCGGCACCCTCGAAGAGGCCGAACCCCGCGGCCTTCCGGGCACCTACCTGAACGGTTTCTACGAGCAGCACGACCTTCCCTACGCGGAAACCGGTTACGGCTACCCGGAAGAAGGACAGACCGTCGTCAACGTGACCGACGGCAAGATCATCCGGCTGCTGGTCGAGGACGAACCGCTCGACATGCGGTACGGCCAGGCGACCGACCACGACCGCGTCCTCGACTTCCGCAAGGGCACGCTCGCGCGCGACACCGTGTGGTCCTCGCCGACCGGGCGCCGGGTCCGGGTGAAGACCGAACGCCTGGTCTCCTTCACCCAGCGGGCCGTCGCCGCGATCCGGTACGAGGTCGAACCGCTCGACGACGAGCTGCAACTGGTGGTGCAGTCGGATCTGCTCGCCAACGAGCCGATCGAATCCGACACGCGCGATCCGCGGGTCGCGGCGGCGCTGGAGTCGCCGCTGATCGGCGAGTACCAGCACGCCGAGGCCTACCACGCCGTGCTGGTGCACCAGACCCGCCGGTCCGGGCTGCGGATGGCCGCGGCGATGGACCACAAGATCGACGTCACCGACGGGGTCCGCACCCACATCGAGGCCGAAGAGGACTTGGCGCGCCTCACCATCGCCGTCGACGTGCCCAAGGGCGGACGGCTGCGGATCACCAAGTTCCTCGCCTACGGCTGGTCCGCGCAGCGGTCGGTGCCCGCGGTACGCGCCCAGGTCGAGGCCGCGCTGGCGGGCGCGCGGCAGACGGGCTGGAAGGGGCTGCTCGCCGAACAGAAGGAGTTCCTCGACGACTTCTGGGCGACCTCGGACATCGAGATCGACGGCGACCCGGAACTCCAGCAGGCGGTGCGGTTCGCGCTCTTCCATCTCCTGCAGGCCGGTGCCCGCGGTGAGACGAGGGCCTTGGCGGGCAAGGGGTTGACCGGGCCCGGCTACGACGGGCACGCGTTCTGGGACACCGAGACCTTCGTCCTGCCCGTGCTCACCTACAGCATGCCGGACGCCGCCCGCGACGCGCTGCGCTGGCGTCATTCCACTTTGGACAAGGCCAGGGAAAGGGCCGCGCAGCTGGGTCTACGCGGCGCCGCGTTCCCCTGGCGATCCATCAACGGCGCGGAATGTTCGGCGTACTGGCCCGCGGGCACGGCGGCGTTCCACGTCAGCGCGGACATCTCGGACGCCGTCGTGCGGTACCTCAACGCCACCGGCGACGACGAGTTCCTGCGGAACTGCGGCGCGGAACTGCTCCTCGAAACCGCGCGGATGTGGCTGTCGCTGGGGCATTTCGACCGGCGCGGCCGGTTCCGGATCGACGGTGTCACCGGACCGGACGAGTACTCCGCGGTGGCGGACAACAACATCTACACGAACCTGATGGCACGCCGGAACCTGTTCTACGCCGCCGAAATCTGTGGGCTGCACGAGGACATAGCGCACACTTTCGCCGTCAGCGAGGACGAAACCGCGTCGTGGCGCAAGGCGGCCGAGTCGATGCTCGTGCCCTACGACGAGGACCTCGGCGTCCACCCGCAGTCCGAAGGGTTCCTGGAGCACGACGAGTGGGACTTCGAGGCGACGGATCCGGACTTCTACCCGCTGCTGCTGAACTTCCCGTACTTCGACCTGTACCGCAAACAGGTGGTCAAACAGGCGGATCTGGTGCTGGCACTGCACCTGTGCGGGGATTCCTTCACTCCGGAGGAGAAGGCGCGCGACTTCGCCTACTACGAGGCGCGGACGGTGCGCGATTCCTCGCTTTCGGCCGGGACGCAGGCCGTGGTGGCGGCCGAGGTCGGCCATCTCGAGCTGGCCTACGACTACCTCGCCGAGGCCGCGCTCACCGATCTCCACGACGTGCACAACAACGTCCGCAACGGACTGCATCTGGCCTCGCTCGCGGGCGCGTGGCAGGGCACCGTCGCCGGTTTCGGCGGCCTGCGCGACCACGGCGGGCGGCTGACCTTCGCGCCGCGGCTGCCGCCGCAGCTCCAGCGGATCGCGTTCCGGCTGACCTTCCGCGGCACGCGGTTCCAGGTCGAGATCGACGGTGAAGGCGCGACGTATCACGTGATCACCGGGGATCCGCTGGAACTGGCGCATCACGGCGAGACTTTCACCGTGAACTCCGAGCCGGTACGGCTGCCGATCCCGGCTCTCGACCCGGGCCCGGCGCCGGTGCAGCCCGCGGGCCGCGCCCCGGTGCGGCGGCGGCCGAAAGACGCCTGA
- a CDS encoding exopolyphosphatase yields MRKQIGEPSAAVLDVGSFSARLVVLAKGGSPLDPVLSHQTRLRLDRELDDDGKLTRRGIDAVSSAVEAGMTMAAKHGVEDVYPLATSSIRDAANVKQVVCDVAKATGVKLRFLTGRREAELAYVGARRWYGASAGGLLVLDIGGGTVELAAGDAEEAGFAHSLPLGARSLTRDWFATECPSPKVVRAMRDHVLDEVRDAMQDVLPEIRDHRAVGCSKVLRQLARLAGDRPSRSRELHLDDLRAWIPRLAKLPAKSRAELPGISRQRSHQALAGAIVAEALLTLSGGQVAICPWSTRDGLLLGMLDGLVTLDGKPAKAA; encoded by the coding sequence GTGCGCAAGCAGATCGGGGAGCCGTCCGCCGCGGTCCTGGACGTCGGGTCGTTCAGTGCACGGCTGGTGGTTCTGGCCAAGGGCGGTTCGCCGCTCGACCCCGTGCTGAGCCACCAGACGCGCCTGCGGCTCGACAGGGAACTCGATGACGACGGGAAGCTCACCCGGCGTGGGATAGACGCGGTCTCTTCCGCCGTCGAGGCGGGTATGACGATGGCCGCCAAGCACGGCGTCGAGGACGTGTACCCGCTCGCCACGTCGTCGATCCGCGACGCGGCCAACGTGAAGCAGGTCGTCTGCGACGTCGCGAAGGCCACCGGGGTCAAACTGCGGTTCCTCACCGGCCGCCGCGAGGCCGAGCTGGCCTACGTCGGAGCACGCCGGTGGTACGGCGCTTCGGCGGGCGGGCTGCTGGTGCTCGACATCGGTGGCGGGACCGTCGAACTCGCCGCGGGGGACGCGGAGGAAGCCGGGTTCGCGCACTCGCTGCCGCTCGGCGCCCGTTCGCTGACGCGGGACTGGTTCGCCACCGAATGCCCGTCGCCCAAGGTCGTGCGGGCGATGCGGGACCACGTCCTCGACGAGGTCCGTGACGCGATGCAGGACGTCCTGCCGGAGATCCGCGATCACCGCGCCGTCGGCTGCTCCAAGGTGTTGCGGCAACTCGCCCGGCTCGCCGGCGACAGGCCGTCCCGCTCACGGGAACTGCACCTCGACGACCTCCGCGCGTGGATTCCGCGGCTGGCGAAGCTGCCCGCGAAAAGCCGCGCCGAACTGCCCGGTATCTCGCGGCAGCGCTCCCATCAGGCGCTCGCTGGCGCGATCGTCGCCGAGGCGCTGCTGACGCTTTCCGGTGGTCAGGTCGCCATCTGCCCGTGGTCCACCAGGGACGGACTGCTGCTCGGCATGCTCGACGGACTGGTCACGCTGGACGGCAAACCGGCGAAAGCCGCCTGA
- a CDS encoding LLM class F420-dependent oxidoreductase, translating into MRIGTAISYAGGFAESVADIVELEKAGLDIVFVPEAYSFDAVSQLGYVAAKTERVQIASGIFQIYTRTPTLTAMTAAGLDFVSDGRFTLGIGASGPQVIEGFHGVKYDAPLGRTREIIDICRQVWRREKVVHSGTHYNIPLPPEQGTGLGKPLKLINHPVRERIPILLASIGPKNVALTAELAEGWEPIFFHPEKASEVWGASLAEGKAKRDPSLGELDTFVGTALAIGDDVDGLLDHLRGMLALYIGGMGARGKNFYNSLAQRYGYEAEAKLIQDLYLDGKKEEAAAAVPKELIKAISLVGPEGYVKERLAAFREAGATTLVVNPLLPGREARVAQVSKLRELIG; encoded by the coding sequence ATGAGGATCGGGACCGCGATCAGCTACGCCGGTGGCTTCGCCGAGAGCGTGGCGGACATCGTCGAGCTGGAGAAAGCCGGGCTGGACATCGTCTTCGTCCCCGAGGCCTACTCATTCGACGCGGTCAGCCAGCTCGGCTACGTCGCGGCGAAGACCGAGCGGGTCCAGATCGCCTCCGGCATCTTCCAGATCTACACGCGGACGCCGACCCTGACCGCGATGACGGCCGCCGGCCTCGACTTCGTCTCCGACGGCCGGTTCACACTCGGCATCGGTGCGTCCGGACCGCAGGTCATCGAGGGTTTCCACGGCGTGAAGTACGACGCGCCGCTCGGCAGGACCCGCGAGATCATCGACATCTGCCGTCAGGTGTGGCGCCGGGAGAAGGTGGTGCACTCCGGCACGCACTACAACATCCCGCTGCCGCCGGAGCAGGGCACGGGCCTCGGCAAACCGCTGAAGCTGATCAACCACCCGGTGCGTGAGCGGATCCCGATCCTGCTGGCCTCGATCGGCCCGAAGAACGTCGCGCTCACCGCCGAACTCGCCGAGGGCTGGGAGCCGATCTTCTTCCACCCCGAGAAGGCCTCCGAGGTCTGGGGCGCGTCGCTGGCCGAGGGCAAGGCGAAGCGCGACCCGTCGCTGGGCGAGCTCGACACCTTCGTCGGCACCGCGCTGGCGATCGGCGACGACGTCGACGGGCTGCTGGACCACCTGCGCGGCATGCTGGCGCTGTACATCGGCGGGATGGGCGCCCGGGGCAAGAACTTCTACAACAGCCTCGCGCAGCGCTACGGCTACGAGGCCGAAGCCAAGCTCATCCAGGACCTGTACCTGGACGGCAAGAAGGAAGAGGCCGCCGCGGCGGTGCCGAAGGAACTGATCAAGGCGATCTCGCTGGTCGGCCCCGAGGGTTACGTCAAGGAGCGGCTGGCCGCCTTCCGCGAGGCCGGTGCGACCACGCTCGTGGTCAATCCGCTGCTGCCCGGCCGTGAGGCCCGCGTCGCCCAGGTTTCGAAGTTGCGCGAACTCATTGGTTAG
- a CDS encoding class I SAM-dependent methyltransferase, whose product MVTAAQAKAKYDQLVDRYEDIFFYVSDVGRDLVEFANPAPGSRLLDVGAGRGAVARAALAKGCAVTAIDASPLMMRRLADEHPEISASEGDLYRTGFADGAFDLVTAGFVMQVLDDPAAALAEFRRVLAPGGTIALSLERQSVGRLAWFQDLSLEFFAPGGAAEPPPDQPGPLTHDRLDELLVEAGFAHPVREAVEIPTPLADPPALWDWMMPRGLAEMIPALPPGRGEEFHRRFLEGAQRMHDDGGIVLEFAATLHRAYYR is encoded by the coding sequence ATGGTGACCGCAGCCCAGGCGAAGGCCAAGTACGACCAACTCGTCGATCGCTACGAGGACATCTTCTTCTACGTCTCCGACGTGGGGAGGGACCTCGTCGAGTTCGCGAATCCCGCGCCCGGCTCCCGGCTGCTCGACGTCGGGGCCGGGCGCGGGGCGGTCGCGCGGGCGGCGCTCGCCAAGGGCTGCGCCGTCACCGCCATCGACGCGTCGCCGCTGATGATGCGGCGTCTGGCCGACGAACACCCCGAGATCTCCGCGAGCGAGGGAGACCTCTACCGGACGGGATTCGCGGACGGCGCGTTCGACCTGGTCACCGCCGGTTTCGTGATGCAGGTCCTCGACGATCCGGCGGCCGCGCTCGCGGAATTCCGGCGGGTCCTGGCGCCGGGCGGCACGATCGCGCTGTCCTTGGAACGGCAGTCCGTCGGCCGGTTGGCGTGGTTTCAGGACCTGAGCCTGGAGTTCTTCGCTCCCGGCGGCGCTGCCGAGCCGCCGCCCGACCAGCCTGGACCGCTGACGCACGACCGCCTCGACGAGCTGCTCGTCGAGGCGGGCTTCGCGCATCCGGTGAGGGAGGCCGTCGAGATCCCCACACCGCTGGCCGATCCTCCCGCACTATGGGACTGGATGATGCCGCGCGGTCTGGCCGAAATGATCCCGGCGTTGCCACCGGGGCGTGGTGAGGAGTTCCATCGCCGGTTCCTGGAGGGAGCTCAGCGGATGCACGACGACGGAGGCATCGTCCTCGAGTTCGCGGCCACCCTGCACCGGGCATACTATCGCTAA